A single window of Malus sylvestris chromosome 5, drMalSylv7.2, whole genome shotgun sequence DNA harbors:
- the LOC126621351 gene encoding 3-hydroxy-3-methylglutaryl-coenzyme A reductase 1-like, with translation MDVRRRSTMDTPATKARSGPMKVKVVDHEGDVGVVGAKASDALPLPLYLTNAVFFTLFFSVVYFLLTRWREKIRTSTPLHVVNLSEIVAILAFVASFIYLLGFFGIDFVQSLILRPSNDVWAADDDEEEHERLILKDDARKVPCGAGLDCSPIPQIAPVAAAAPKAVAQKVFDKEVVLSTPCDFTAQPLTEEDEEVVKSVVAGTIPSYSLESKLGDCRRAAAIRREALQRITGKSLGGLPLEGFDYESILGQCCEMPVGYVQIPVGIAGPLMLDGREFSVPMATTEGCLVASTNRGFKAINLSGGATSVLLRDGMTRAPCVRFNSAKRAAELKFYLEEPNNYDTLSTVFNRSSRFGRLQTIKCAIAGKNLYMRFTCSTGDAMGMNMVSKGVQNVLDFLQNDFPDMDVIGISGNYCSDKKPAAVNWIEGRGKSVVCEAVIKGDVVQKVLKTNVASLCELNMLKNLTGSAMAGALGGFNAHASNIVSAIYIATGQDPAQNVESSHCITMMEPINDGQDLHVSVTMPSIEVGTVGGGTQLASQSACLNLLGVKGANREAPGSNARLLATVVAGSVLAGELSLMSAISAGQLVNSHMKYNRSSKDVSAVASA, from the exons ATGGACGTCCGAAGGCGATCGACGATGGATACACCTGCCACCAAGGCCAGAAGTGGGCCGATGAAGGTGAAAGTGGTGGACCACGAGGGCGACGTTGGTGTCGTCGGGGCCAAGGCCTCCGACGCCCTGCCGCTGCCGTTGTACCTGACTAACGCCGTCTTCttcactctcttcttctccGTCGTCTACTTCCTCCTTACTCGTTGGCGCGAGAAGATCAGGACCTCGACGCCGCTCCACGTCGTGAACCTTTCCGAGATCGTCGCGATACTCGCGTTCGTCGCCTCCTTCATCTACTTGCTCGGATTCTTCGGGATCGATTTCGTGCAGTCGCTCATTCTCCGCCCCAGCAATGACGTCTGGGCCGCCGACGATGACGAGGAGGAGCACGAGCGCTTGATATTGAAGGACGACGCCCGGAAAGTGCCGTGTGGGGCCGGACTCGACTGCAGCCCAATTCCCCAAATTGCCCCTGTTGCTGCTGCCGCCCCCAAAGCTGTTGCACAGAAGGTGTTTGATAAAGAGGTAGTCCTCTCCACTCCCTGCGATTTCACCGCCCAGCCGTTGACGGAGGAAGATGAGGAGGTGGTCAAGTCCGTGGTGGCGGGAACCATCCCTTCCTACTCTCTGGAGTCAAAGCTCGGAGATTGCAGGAGGGCGGCGGCTATCAGGCGCGAGGCGCTTCAGAGGATCACAGGAAAGTCTCTGGGTGGTCTGCCATTGGAGGGGTTCGATTACGAGTCAATTCTGGGTCAGTGCTGCGAGATGCCAGTTGGGTATGTTCAGATTCCAGTTGGGATTGCTGGGCCTCTTATGCTCGATGGCAGAGAGTTTTCCGTACCAATGGCCACCACCGAAGGTTGCTTGGTTGCCAGCACCAACCGTGGCTTCAAAGCTATCAACTTGTCCGGCGGAGCCACCAGTGTGTTGCTGAGAGATGGGATGACCAGAGCACCTTGTGTGAGGTTCAACTCTGCTAAGAGAGCTGCCGAGTTGAAGTTCTACTTGGAAGAACCCAACAATTATGACACCTTGTCCACGGTTTTCAACAG GTCAAGCAGATTCGGTAGGCTTCAGACAATTAAGTGTGCCATTGCTGGGAAGAACTTGTACATGAGATTCACCTGCAGCACCGGTGATGCTATGGGGATGAACATGGTCTCCAAAGGTGTGCAAAACGTCTTGGATTTCCTCCAGAACGACTTCCCTGACATGGATGTGATTGGAATTTCCGGCAACTACTGCTCTGACAAGAAGCCCGCTGCGGTGAACTGGATTGAAGGCCGCGGAAAATCGGTGGTCTGTGAGGCTGTGATCAAGGGTGATGTGGTGCAGAAGGTGTTGAAAACCAATGTGGCGTCCCTGTGCGAGCTTAACATGCTCAAGAACCTTACTGGGTCTGCAATGGCTGGAGCCCTCGGTGGATTCAACGCACATGCCAGCAACATCGTCTCCGCCATCTACATCGCTACCGGCCAAGACCCAGCTCAGAATGTGGAGAGTTCTCACTGCATTACCATGATGGAACCCATCAATGATGGACAGGACCTTCACGTGTCTGTCACCATGCCTTCAATTGAG GTTGGTACTGTTGGAGGTGGGACCCAACTTGCATCTCAATCAGCTTGTCTGAACCTTCTTGGAGTGAAGGGTGCTAACAGGGAGGCACCAGGATCAAACGCAAGATTGTTGGCCACTGTTGTGGCTGGTTCTGTTCTTGCTGGAGAGCTTTCTCTCATGTCTGCTATCTCAGCTGGACAGCTTGTGAATAGTCACATGAAATACAACAGATCAAGCAAAGATGTCTCAGCTGTTGCATCCGCTTAA